From Rudanella lutea DSM 19387, a single genomic window includes:
- a CDS encoding PVC-type heme-binding CxxCH protein, with product MKTLLSLLPLLLLCPAARPVEGPETLYLPDDLEATLWAESPMLYNPTNIDVDARGRIWVTEAVDYRDFNNKPETRLNHAEGERVVILEDTNADGKADKQTVFVQDKELVSPLGIAVLGNKVYVSAAPNLFVYTDQNGDDKADKREIFLTGFGGLDHDHALHALVAGPDGKYYFNTGNAGPHVVTDKAGWTLRSGSLYVGGTPYNKVNRGNQVSDDGRVWVGGMALRINPDGTGLKVMAHNFRNNYETCLDSYGNMWQNDNDDQVVACRTSWLMEGSDAGYFSKDGTRYWQGDQRPGQPIPVAHWHQEDPGVLPAGDITGAGSPTGMVFYEGDALGPAYRGMLLSCEAGRNVLFSYKPEPQGAGFRLDRTDFISTFPKVDSEYKWNEVADDTRKWFRPSDVAVGTDGALYIADWYDPIVGGHAMRDKKGYGRIYRIAPKGRQLRSPRLDLSRMAGQIEALKNPAVNVRVLGFEALRQQGEKAVKPVAQLLKADNPYVRARAVWLLAQLGAKGQSKVNELLQNPDAQLRLTAFRALRSQGGDVPALCRQLAADPSAAVRREVAVALRDVPYTQCNDILATLIRQYDGQDRYYLTALGIAADGKQEAVFEALRPALPTDPVAWDEKTANLVWELHPAGSVGLLARRAGAASLSPVARRQAITALGFIKTPEAARAMLNLGKATDTTVARQAAYWLNFRRGNDWANLLNWEEAMPTQLTPAEEKAKQMLTLRQRLMDEYTSETDKDKIVRQMAQDTEGGKLLVGLVADKKLPEHLKKRVGTLIFQNPEASVRTMAEAYFERPALTASGGAGKTLSVATVASLQGDRGAGAAVFGASCATCHKHGGRGAEIGPELTQIHNKFDKNGLLDAIINPSTALAFGYEPWLLTTKSGQTYYGFLISDGAQAVVIKDVAGQKHTIPTAKIASRKQYTTSLMPDPAALGLSEQQLADLVAYLLK from the coding sequence ATGAAAACCCTCCTGAGTCTACTTCCTTTGCTGTTATTGTGCCCGGCCGCCCGTCCGGTCGAAGGCCCCGAAACGCTTTATCTCCCCGATGATCTCGAAGCGACGCTCTGGGCTGAGTCGCCGATGCTATATAACCCTACTAATATCGACGTTGACGCCCGCGGCCGAATCTGGGTGACCGAGGCCGTTGATTATCGAGACTTCAACAACAAGCCCGAAACCCGCCTGAACCATGCTGAAGGCGAGCGGGTGGTGATTCTGGAAGATACCAACGCTGATGGTAAGGCCGACAAACAAACCGTGTTTGTGCAGGACAAAGAACTGGTGTCGCCCCTCGGAATTGCGGTGCTGGGCAATAAAGTGTATGTGTCGGCCGCGCCCAATCTGTTTGTGTACACTGACCAAAACGGCGACGATAAAGCCGACAAGCGGGAGATATTTCTGACGGGCTTTGGTGGTCTCGACCACGACCATGCCTTACATGCCCTTGTGGCCGGGCCTGATGGCAAATACTACTTCAATACCGGAAATGCCGGGCCACACGTAGTAACCGACAAAGCTGGCTGGACCCTACGCTCGGGTAGCCTGTACGTGGGCGGAACTCCCTACAATAAAGTTAACCGCGGTAATCAGGTCAGTGACGATGGCCGGGTCTGGGTAGGTGGTATGGCCCTGAGGATTAACCCCGACGGTACCGGCCTGAAGGTCATGGCGCACAACTTCCGCAATAATTACGAAACCTGCCTGGATTCGTACGGTAATATGTGGCAGAACGATAACGACGATCAGGTAGTGGCCTGCCGCACCAGTTGGCTCATGGAAGGATCTGACGCGGGTTATTTCAGCAAAGACGGCACCCGGTACTGGCAGGGCGACCAACGGCCCGGTCAGCCGATTCCGGTGGCTCACTGGCATCAGGAAGACCCCGGTGTACTGCCAGCGGGCGACATTACCGGGGCTGGCTCGCCCACGGGCATGGTGTTCTACGAAGGCGATGCTCTCGGCCCCGCTTACCGGGGAATGCTGCTGAGTTGCGAAGCCGGTCGGAATGTGCTTTTCAGCTACAAGCCGGAGCCGCAGGGGGCTGGTTTTCGGCTCGACCGCACCGATTTTATCAGCACGTTCCCTAAAGTCGATAGTGAGTACAAATGGAACGAGGTGGCTGATGATACCCGTAAATGGTTTCGACCGAGCGACGTGGCCGTGGGGACCGACGGTGCCCTGTACATTGCTGATTGGTACGACCCCATTGTGGGCGGGCACGCCATGCGCGATAAAAAAGGCTACGGCCGTATTTACCGCATTGCCCCCAAAGGTCGGCAATTGCGCTCACCCCGGCTCGACCTGAGCCGCATGGCGGGCCAAATTGAAGCGCTCAAAAACCCGGCCGTGAACGTGCGGGTATTGGGCTTTGAAGCTCTCCGACAACAGGGCGAAAAGGCCGTGAAGCCCGTGGCCCAACTCCTGAAAGCCGATAACCCCTATGTGCGGGCACGGGCCGTCTGGTTGCTGGCCCAACTGGGGGCAAAGGGGCAGAGTAAGGTGAATGAACTCCTTCAAAACCCCGACGCTCAGCTGCGGCTCACGGCATTTCGGGCTTTGCGCTCGCAGGGGGGCGATGTGCCCGCCCTATGCCGTCAACTCGCTGCTGACCCCTCGGCAGCGGTGCGCCGGGAGGTAGCCGTTGCCCTGCGCGATGTACCCTATACCCAGTGCAATGATATTCTGGCCACGTTGATTAGACAGTACGATGGTCAGGACCGGTATTATCTGACAGCCCTCGGTATTGCGGCCGATGGCAAGCAGGAGGCCGTATTTGAAGCCCTCCGTCCAGCCTTGCCTACCGATCCGGTAGCGTGGGATGAGAAAACGGCCAACCTCGTTTGGGAATTGCATCCGGCTGGTAGTGTGGGTTTGCTGGCCCGTCGGGCAGGGGCTGCGTCGCTGTCTCCGGTGGCTCGTCGGCAGGCTATTACGGCTCTGGGTTTTATTAAAACGCCTGAAGCTGCCCGGGCCATGCTCAATTTGGGCAAAGCAACCGATACCACCGTGGCCCGGCAGGCTGCTTACTGGCTCAACTTTCGGCGCGGAAACGATTGGGCTAACCTGCTGAACTGGGAGGAAGCGATGCCCACCCAGCTGACGCCCGCCGAGGAGAAAGCGAAGCAAATGCTCACGCTTCGGCAGCGGTTAATGGACGAGTACACGTCGGAGACGGACAAAGACAAAATTGTGCGGCAAATGGCGCAGGATACCGAAGGGGGCAAGTTGCTGGTTGGGTTAGTAGCCGATAAAAAACTGCCCGAACACCTCAAAAAACGGGTTGGCACCTTGATTTTCCAGAACCCCGAAGCGAGTGTCCGAACCATGGCCGAGGCTTATTTTGAGCGGCCAGCCCTCACGGCCTCGGGCGGTGCCGGGAAGACCCTCTCAGTGGCTACTGTTGCATCGCTTCAGGGCGACCGGGGCGCGGGGGCTGCAGTGTTTGGGGCGAGTTGCGCTACCTGCCACAAGCATGGCGGGCGTGGGGCCGAGATCGGTCCTGAGTTGACCCAAATTCACAATAAGTTCGATAAAAATGGCTTGCTCGATGCTATCATCAACCCCAGTACCGCCCTGGCTTTTGGGTACGAGCCCTGGCTGCTGACCACCAAAAGCGGCCAGACGTATTACGGGTTTCTGATTTCCGACGGAGCGCAGGCCGTGGTTATAAAAGATGTTGCTGGTCAGAAGCACACAATTCCCACGGCCAAAATTGCATCGCGGAAGCAGTACACCACCAGTCTCATGCCCGACCCCGCTGCGCTGGGTTTGTCGGAGCAGCAACTGGCCGATTTAGTTGCGTATCTGTTGAAATAG
- a CDS encoding sugar phosphate isomerase/epimerase family protein encodes MNRRTFLQQAVTVTGASVVSPILAESSTANKLQRKQNFLIGACDWSIGGQASLKAFDTARQIGLDGIQVSLNSTKDEVHLRDPARQAQYREAARQTGVQIGGLALGILNEVPYKSEARTEVWVQDSVDVAKALDVKTILLAFFGKNDLKNDPKGTQAVIDRLKAVAPKAEKAGVVLGIESWLSAPEHLAIIEAVGSPAVKVYYDVCNSTVMGYDIFREMRDLGTQYICEVHIKENDYLIGQGVIDMKRVRATLDAIGYRGWLQLEGAVPKGKPMLESYLENNRAARQLFG; translated from the coding sequence ATGAACCGCAGAACCTTCTTACAACAAGCCGTGACCGTAACCGGGGCGTCGGTGGTTTCGCCCATCTTAGCGGAATCAAGTACTGCCAACAAGTTACAAAGAAAACAAAACTTTCTCATTGGTGCCTGTGATTGGTCCATCGGGGGGCAGGCTTCGCTCAAGGCGTTCGATACGGCCCGGCAAATCGGGTTGGACGGCATTCAGGTGAGCCTCAACTCGACCAAAGACGAGGTCCACCTGCGCGACCCTGCCCGGCAGGCACAGTACCGAGAGGCCGCCCGGCAAACAGGTGTGCAGATTGGCGGGCTGGCTTTGGGTATTCTCAACGAGGTGCCGTACAAGTCGGAGGCCCGCACCGAAGTTTGGGTGCAGGATAGCGTCGATGTGGCTAAGGCTCTGGACGTAAAAACGATTTTGCTTGCTTTCTTCGGGAAAAACGACCTTAAAAACGATCCCAAAGGCACACAAGCTGTCATCGACCGGCTCAAAGCAGTAGCGCCCAAAGCCGAAAAGGCGGGTGTTGTGCTGGGCATTGAGTCGTGGCTGTCGGCTCCCGAACACCTGGCCATTATCGAGGCCGTGGGCTCTCCTGCCGTGAAAGTGTACTACGACGTTTGCAACTCGACCGTGATGGGCTACGACATTTTCCGCGAAATGCGCGACCTCGGCACGCAGTACATCTGTGAGGTGCATATCAAAGAAAACGACTACCTCATTGGGCAGGGTGTCATTGACATGAAACGGGTGCGGGCTACCCTCGACGCCATCGGGTATCGGGGCTGGCTGCAACTCGAAGGGGCGGTGCCCAAGGGTAAGCCTATGCTCGAAAGTTACCTCGAAAACAACCGGGCGGCCCGGCAACTGTTTGGTTAA
- a CDS encoding RNA polymerase sigma factor: MLSEYDLVEGCRKQDRAMQRQLYERFASKLFVVSKRYTKDATDAEDVLQEAFIKIYRFIDQFRFDCPLEAWLKRIVINTALKYIRTQQPWSQSTDIEELAPLLAQADQSLPTLNYQYLLALIQELPPGCRAVFNLYAIEGYNHPEISELLNISEGTSKSQYARARALLQHKIQSDGRFTEPRPAEQKN, from the coding sequence ATGCTGAGCGAATATGATCTGGTAGAAGGGTGCCGAAAACAGGACCGGGCGATGCAGCGACAGCTCTACGAGCGGTTTGCCAGTAAGCTCTTTGTCGTCAGCAAACGATACACCAAGGATGCCACCGACGCCGAGGACGTATTGCAGGAAGCTTTTATCAAGATTTATCGGTTTATTGATCAGTTTCGGTTCGATTGCCCGCTTGAAGCCTGGCTTAAGCGGATCGTGATCAACACCGCCCTGAAGTACATCCGCACCCAACAGCCCTGGAGCCAATCGACCGACATTGAGGAGTTAGCTCCTCTGCTGGCCCAGGCCGACCAGAGTTTACCAACCCTTAACTATCAATATTTACTGGCTCTGATTCAGGAGTTACCACCGGGTTGCCGAGCGGTATTTAACCTGTACGCTATTGAGGGGTATAACCACCCCGAAATTAGTGAGCTGCTGAACATTTCGGAAGGAACATCCAAATCGCAATACGCCAGAGCCCGCGCTCTGCTACAACATAAAATTCAATCGGACGGCCGGTTTACCGAACCCCGCCCGGCAGAACAGAAAAATTGA
- a CDS encoding anti-sigma factor has protein sequence MAEFDEYTFLPPQGTGDPDLRRLFDEAAEAPPPRVWDAIERELDEDDRDRVVVIPFWSRPATWAWSAAAVVTLLLVGWWSLRNAGDHPMQAAPSVAAQSNTNESSMARPNVARPTEAEPGVQPTPANQLAQTGARGNRPTRLSSPQGSAPVEAPAGLSEPSPRVSDADSPAVIAQAGKPQNADIGNVPAGLTGNPTDALAQNQGAGSKTPRRATAGAGGVPTPPRSLDGPAGTPPDELAIARVNETTETASALPPAASNPVVAQGASSVAEPVAIASLDTRPFRPNTMYGTQRIVWFRPDEDLSAPAELTQSRQKAEQWASVSVTPSSFNPTVGLKPALTTYGNAFAQLGNAAVADLSLKSEPNRSIAYQISAGRQLGERWSIETGVGYLEARSTVVSPTQTLVASMVGSANRSSSLYADVLQNSRPSTSNDRTSNTPSKGGTSNPLQNSNVYDAQIAQNLTNNYTFVQIPVQMGFQLRPRKRFGMSLLGGLLTNLFVRNTVNDQISVTNSDGVYRPVTLSASTGLRFRYRPTGRWSASMAGIFQQALQRGTRESSDLTIRPQTMGVSVGLDYHF, from the coding sequence ATGGCTGAATTCGACGAATATACCTTTTTACCCCCGCAAGGTACCGGCGACCCGGACCTTCGGCGGCTTTTCGACGAAGCCGCCGAGGCCCCACCGCCCCGTGTCTGGGACGCCATTGAACGAGAGCTGGACGAAGACGACCGCGATCGGGTGGTGGTTATTCCGTTCTGGAGCCGCCCGGCTACCTGGGCGTGGAGTGCGGCTGCCGTTGTAACTCTGCTGCTGGTTGGCTGGTGGAGTCTGCGCAATGCGGGCGACCACCCCATGCAGGCCGCCCCGTCGGTAGCGGCCCAATCAAACACCAACGAGTCAAGCATGGCCCGACCAAACGTGGCCCGACCAACTGAAGCCGAACCTGGCGTGCAACCAACCCCGGCGAACCAGCTGGCCCAGACAGGCGCACGAGGAAACCGCCCTACGCGCCTTTCGTCTCCGCAAGGGTCGGCCCCGGTAGAGGCTCCGGCGGGTTTGTCGGAACCAAGCCCACGGGTGTCGGATGCTGACTCTCCGGCCGTAATCGCGCAGGCGGGTAAACCCCAAAACGCCGACATCGGCAACGTGCCGGCAGGATTGACCGGAAACCCAACCGATGCACTGGCCCAAAACCAGGGCGCAGGTTCCAAAACGCCCCGCCGGGCTACGGCGGGGGCAGGAGGGGTACCAACGCCCCCTCGCTCTCTGGATGGCCCAGCCGGAACGCCCCCTGATGAGCTGGCTATCGCCCGCGTGAACGAAACAACAGAAACGGCATCGGCCCTGCCGCCCGCAGCTTCAAACCCGGTAGTGGCCCAAGGTGCCTCATCGGTCGCCGAGCCCGTGGCCATTGCCAGTCTGGACACCCGACCGTTTCGGCCCAATACCATGTATGGCACCCAGCGGATTGTTTGGTTCCGGCCGGACGAAGACCTATCGGCTCCGGCCGAACTGACACAGAGCCGACAAAAAGCCGAACAGTGGGCGTCGGTGAGCGTTACCCCTTCGTCGTTCAACCCGACGGTTGGGCTCAAACCAGCCCTGACAACGTACGGCAATGCCTTTGCGCAACTGGGCAATGCAGCGGTTGCCGACTTGTCGCTCAAGAGTGAGCCAAACCGGTCTATTGCGTACCAGATTTCGGCCGGACGTCAGCTGGGCGAGCGGTGGTCTATTGAAACAGGCGTTGGGTATCTGGAGGCCCGGTCGACGGTGGTAAGCCCTACGCAGACGCTCGTAGCAAGCATGGTTGGCAGCGCAAATCGTTCGTCGAGCCTCTACGCCGATGTGTTGCAGAACAGCCGGCCGAGCACATCCAACGACCGGACCTCGAACACGCCATCCAAAGGAGGCACCTCGAACCCCTTGCAGAACAGCAATGTTTATGATGCACAGATAGCGCAGAACCTGACCAACAATTACACGTTTGTACAGATACCCGTGCAGATGGGCTTTCAGCTCCGGCCCCGCAAGCGGTTTGGCATGTCGCTGCTGGGCGGTCTCCTGACCAACCTGTTTGTCCGCAACACTGTAAACGATCAGATTAGCGTCACCAACAGCGACGGCGTGTACCGGCCCGTAACGCTTTCGGCTTCAACAGGCCTGCGTTTTCGGTACCGGCCCACCGGCCGCTGGTCGGCTTCTATGGCGGGGATCTTTCAGCAGGCGCTACAGCGAGGCACCCGCGAAAGCTCCGATCTGACCATTCGACCCCAGACTATGGGCGTCAGCGTGGGCTTGGACTACCATTTTTAA
- a CDS encoding META domain-containing protein, whose translation MKPILLSIFWLLLASFSSCDRPGTAISPTDATSPLGNWTLSSPATPYKITLEVALKSTEGGLTQYQLTGLSAVNSYGAVAAVGTDGSAQVGSVGATKRGGPEDAMRTENTYFTSLQQVNRVELVAGKLRLHSAHPDWPLLQFTR comes from the coding sequence ATGAAACCCATACTTCTGAGCATATTCTGGTTGCTGCTGGCTTCGTTCAGCAGCTGCGACCGACCGGGCACAGCTATCTCCCCCACTGATGCAACGAGCCCCTTGGGCAACTGGACACTCAGTAGCCCCGCCACTCCATACAAGATTACGTTGGAGGTAGCGCTCAAAAGCACCGAGGGAGGCCTCACGCAATATCAGCTCACCGGCCTATCGGCAGTAAACTCCTACGGAGCAGTGGCTGCTGTTGGAACCGACGGCTCGGCACAAGTGGGTAGTGTGGGCGCAACCAAGCGGGGCGGCCCCGAAGACGCCATGCGAACCGAAAATACGTACTTCACAAGCTTGCAGCAGGTAAACCGGGTAGAGTTGGTAGCCGGAAAGCTCCGGTTGCACTCGGCTCACCCAGACTGGCCCTTGCTCCAGTTTACCAGGTAA
- a CDS encoding LVIVD repeat-containing protein, translating into MKRILYSIPVLFLALFGVACTDKCTETRTFRRFTPVTLTLAQVRQGIGSEAPRTLQKPGKIYTKDGFLFINELKEGIHVIDNRNPNAPQMVSFIRIPGNGDMAVRNNILYADSYMDLVAFDISDVKNIRPVNRVNNIFPNGQFEGGYWYINQATGDVQDQRVDYVTEQVQTNCQDNVGPTGGWWGGAVFFDTRGMMNAAPSTSGGGGQQQSTNGTAGSMARFALYNNYLYTVNSTEMQLFDIRNPADPKVGNKIQMGWGIETIFPYKDKLFIGSQTGMFIYDNKNPEKPERLSVFQHARVCDPVVVHEDKAYVTLRSGNTCQGFTNQLDVVDISNLLNPKLIKSYPMRNPHGLGVDFPNLFICEGAYGLKSFDASDALNIDKNLREHIKDIDAYDVIPLDKSLLMIGRDGFYQYDYSNPKQLRLMSKIPVKRPNAIS; encoded by the coding sequence ATGAAGCGAATTCTCTACTCAATACCGGTGCTCTTTTTGGCCCTTTTTGGGGTAGCCTGTACAGACAAGTGTACCGAGACCCGCACTTTCCGACGATTCACACCCGTTACATTGACCCTGGCACAGGTACGGCAGGGTATCGGCTCCGAGGCCCCACGCACGCTCCAGAAACCCGGCAAAATTTACACGAAAGACGGCTTCCTGTTTATCAATGAGCTCAAAGAAGGCATCCATGTAATCGACAACCGTAACCCTAATGCCCCGCAAATGGTGAGCTTTATCCGGATTCCGGGCAATGGAGATATGGCCGTACGCAATAACATTCTGTACGCCGACAGTTACATGGATCTGGTGGCGTTCGATATTAGCGACGTGAAAAACATCCGTCCCGTCAACCGGGTCAACAACATCTTCCCCAACGGGCAGTTTGAGGGCGGCTACTGGTACATCAATCAGGCCACCGGCGATGTGCAGGATCAGCGGGTCGATTACGTGACCGAACAGGTGCAAACCAATTGCCAGGACAACGTAGGCCCAACCGGCGGCTGGTGGGGTGGCGCGGTATTTTTCGATACACGCGGTATGATGAATGCGGCCCCGTCGACATCAGGGGGCGGTGGTCAGCAGCAATCGACCAACGGCACGGCTGGGTCTATGGCCCGATTTGCCCTGTACAACAATTACCTGTACACGGTCAACTCAACCGAAATGCAGCTGTTCGACATTCGAAACCCGGCCGACCCGAAGGTGGGCAACAAAATCCAGATGGGATGGGGTATCGAAACCATTTTCCCTTACAAAGACAAGCTGTTTATTGGGTCACAAACGGGTATGTTTATTTACGACAACAAAAACCCCGAAAAACCCGAACGCCTGTCGGTATTCCAGCACGCCCGCGTCTGCGATCCGGTGGTAGTGCATGAAGACAAAGCCTACGTTACCCTCCGCTCGGGCAACACCTGTCAGGGCTTTACAAACCAACTCGATGTAGTCGATATTTCGAACCTGCTCAACCCCAAACTCATCAAAAGCTACCCCATGCGCAACCCGCACGGCCTGGGCGTCGACTTCCCGAACCTGTTTATCTGCGAGGGCGCTTACGGGCTCAAATCATTCGACGCCAGTGACGCCCTTAACATCGACAAAAACCTGCGGGAGCATATCAAAGACATCGACGCGTACGATGTGATACCGTTGGATAAGTCGTTACTCATGATTGGTCGCGATGGATTCTATCAGTACGACTATAGTAACCCGAAGCAGTTGCGGCTGATGAGCAAAATACCGGTAAAGAGACCCAACGCCATTAGCTAA
- the typA gene encoding translational GTPase TypA, with the protein MQSIRNIAIIAHVDHGKTTLVDKIIHASKLFRENQEFGELILDNNDLERERGITIVSKNVSVRYKDVKINIIDTPGHSDFGGEVERVLKMADGVCLLVDAFEGAMPQTRFVLGKALSLGLKPIVVINKVDKENCRPDEVHEEVFDLMFNLGATEDQLDFPTVYGSSKQGWMGPDPKKPTEDITYLLDTIVETIPAAPVVEGTPQMQVTSLDYSAFVGRIAIGRVVRGTLKEGANMALAKADGSIKRVKIKELQLFEGLGKQKVAEVNCGDICAVTGLDDFEIGDTLTDLENPEALARISVDEPTMNMLFTINNSPFFGKEGKFVTSRHLRDRLFKETEKNLALRVQETDREDQFLVFGRGILHLSVLIETMRREGYELQVGQPQVLYKEDENGQRLEPVETLVVDVPEATAGKVIELATQRKGELLIMEPKGDLQHLEFEIPSRGLIGLRSNVLTATFGEAVMTHRFKSFEPYKGAIPERINGSLIAMNSGPATAYSIDKLQDRGVFFVDPGEEVYTGQVIGEHNRQNDIVVNVQTAKKLTNMRASGSDDNVKIAPKISFSLEECLEYIQKDEYLEVTPKSMRMRKIYLDENERKRNQSKFEVA; encoded by the coding sequence ATGCAGTCTATCCGAAATATTGCCATTATTGCCCACGTTGACCACGGCAAAACAACACTGGTCGACAAGATTATCCACGCATCAAAGCTCTTCCGCGAGAATCAGGAGTTTGGAGAACTGATTCTGGACAACAACGATCTGGAGCGTGAACGCGGCATTACCATTGTATCCAAAAACGTGTCCGTCCGTTATAAGGACGTGAAAATTAATATCATCGACACGCCCGGTCACAGCGACTTCGGGGGTGAGGTGGAGCGCGTATTGAAGATGGCCGATGGCGTTTGCCTGCTGGTCGATGCCTTTGAGGGCGCCATGCCCCAAACCCGTTTTGTATTGGGTAAAGCCCTCTCGCTAGGTCTGAAACCCATTGTGGTGATCAACAAGGTTGATAAAGAAAACTGCCGCCCCGACGAAGTACACGAGGAGGTGTTCGACCTGATGTTCAACCTCGGCGCTACCGAAGATCAGCTCGATTTCCCGACGGTGTACGGCTCTTCGAAGCAGGGTTGGATGGGCCCCGATCCCAAAAAACCAACCGAAGATATCACCTACCTGCTCGACACCATTGTGGAGACCATCCCGGCTGCACCTGTTGTAGAGGGAACCCCACAAATGCAGGTGACGTCGCTCGATTATTCGGCGTTTGTAGGTCGTATCGCCATTGGGCGGGTTGTGCGGGGTACGCTCAAAGAGGGTGCCAACATGGCCTTAGCCAAAGCCGATGGTAGCATCAAGCGGGTTAAGATCAAAGAACTGCAATTGTTCGAAGGGCTGGGTAAGCAGAAAGTAGCCGAAGTAAATTGTGGCGACATCTGCGCCGTGACAGGTCTGGACGATTTCGAGATTGGCGATACCCTCACTGACCTCGAAAACCCCGAAGCCCTCGCCCGGATTTCGGTGGATGAGCCGACCATGAACATGTTGTTCACGATCAACAACTCGCCTTTCTTCGGTAAAGAAGGCAAGTTTGTGACGTCGCGCCACCTGCGGGATCGGTTGTTTAAAGAAACCGAGAAAAACCTCGCCCTGCGCGTACAGGAAACAGACCGTGAAGATCAGTTCCTGGTATTTGGCCGGGGTATTCTGCACTTGTCGGTTCTGATCGAGACTATGCGTCGGGAAGGCTACGAACTCCAGGTAGGTCAGCCACAGGTACTTTACAAAGAAGATGAGAACGGTCAGCGCCTTGAGCCCGTCGAGACACTGGTTGTCGACGTACCCGAGGCAACAGCCGGTAAGGTAATCGAACTGGCTACGCAGCGGAAGGGCGAACTGCTCATCATGGAGCCTAAAGGCGACCTGCAACACCTTGAGTTCGAGATTCCGTCGCGGGGTTTGATTGGCCTGCGCTCAAACGTACTTACGGCAACCTTTGGTGAGGCCGTCATGACGCACCGGTTTAAGAGCTTCGAGCCGTACAAAGGAGCCATTCCTGAGCGGATCAACGGTTCACTCATTGCCATGAACAGCGGTCCGGCTACTGCGTACTCAATCGATAAGCTTCAGGATCGGGGTGTGTTCTTTGTCGATCCGGGCGAAGAGGTGTACACCGGTCAGGTAATCGGTGAGCACAATCGTCAGAATGACATTGTGGTAAACGTACAAACCGCCAAGAAGCTCACCAACATGCGGGCTTCAGGTTCGGACGATAACGTGAAGATTGCCCCCAAAATCAGCTTCTCACTCGAAGAGTGCCTGGAGTACATCCAGAAAGATGAGTATTTGGAGGTAACGCCCAAGTCGATGCGGATGCGTAAGATTTACCTCGACGAGAACGAGCGTAAGCGTAATCAGAGCAAGTTTGAGGTGGCTTAA
- a CDS encoding dienelactone hydrolase family protein gives MKIVFISLVSLVFSLLAPTEIKQTNTATIPLCHGGATDMADFAGDPAFRAQHAEPLPFNYVSAAGEMITFNAPDGKAANGFLLKAKKPSNKWLFVYQEWWGLNDYIKKEAEKFHGDLSDVNVLAVDMYDGAVATKQEDAAKLMQGADKNRLNAIIKGAIAYAGPKAEIASVGWCFGGGLSLQSAILEGKQAKGCVMYYGFPEMDVEKLKTLQTDVLGLFASKDGFISPKVVGQFEENMKKAGEKIEVKMYEADHAFANPSNPKFDKEATEDAYKRALTYLKSRLKA, from the coding sequence ATGAAAATTGTTTTTATCTCACTCGTTTCGCTGGTGTTTTCGCTGTTAGCACCTACCGAAATCAAGCAAACGAATACAGCTACCATTCCACTCTGCCACGGGGGCGCAACCGACATGGCCGATTTTGCCGGGGACCCCGCTTTCCGGGCACAACACGCCGAACCGCTGCCGTTCAATTACGTGAGCGCAGCCGGCGAAATGATTACGTTTAATGCACCCGATGGCAAGGCGGCCAACGGATTCCTGCTCAAAGCCAAAAAGCCCTCCAACAAGTGGCTGTTTGTGTATCAGGAGTGGTGGGGTCTGAACGACTACATTAAGAAAGAGGCTGAGAAATTCCATGGTGACCTGTCAGACGTAAACGTGCTGGCGGTCGATATGTACGATGGGGCCGTAGCGACCAAGCAGGAAGATGCCGCTAAGCTGATGCAGGGCGCCGACAAAAACCGGCTGAACGCAATTATCAAAGGGGCTATTGCCTACGCCGGGCCAAAGGCCGAGATTGCCAGCGTGGGTTGGTGCTTTGGCGGAGGGCTGTCGTTGCAGTCGGCTATTCTGGAAGGAAAGCAGGCCAAAGGCTGCGTGATGTACTACGGTTTCCCCGAGATGGACGTTGAGAAGCTTAAAACACTCCAAACCGACGTATTGGGTCTGTTTGCGAGCAAAGACGGCTTCATCTCACCCAAGGTAGTCGGGCAGTTTGAGGAAAACATGAAAAAAGCGGGTGAGAAAATCGAGGTGAAAATGTACGAGGCCGACCATGCCTTTGCGAACCCGAGCAACCCGAAATTCGATAAAGAGGCTACCGAAGACGCGTACAAGCGGGCTCTGACCTACCTCAAGAGCCGGTTGAAGGCCTAA